In Deltaproteobacteria bacterium, one genomic interval encodes:
- a CDS encoding ChrB protein: MPEKDKPGWLLLIHQIPPKPNYFRVKIWRRLQKLGAVGIKNSVYALPNNDQAQEDLNWVLREIVEGGGDASLVEARLVEGLNDEQVKEMFRAARDADYQAVADEARELARGLPRKGEVPEEKRGEIEAAVARLQKRVADIAAIDFFHARSREAVDGLLREIEQKLAVRAPEKAAASTEAAEKPRGATWVTRTGIHVDRMASAWLIRRFIDPKAKFKFVSAREHRHQPGELRFDMFDGEFTHQGELCSFEVLLARFELTDAALRAIAEIVHDIDLKDEKYGRPDNAGFEHLINGIAMAHPEDEVRLQRAGFVLDDLYEYFKRKRRGGET; this comes from the coding sequence GTGCCGGAAAAGGACAAACCCGGGTGGCTGCTGCTCATCCACCAGATCCCGCCCAAGCCGAACTACTTCAGAGTGAAGATCTGGCGGCGGCTGCAGAAGCTCGGCGCGGTCGGCATCAAGAACTCGGTCTACGCGCTGCCCAACAACGATCAGGCGCAGGAGGACCTGAACTGGGTCCTGCGCGAAATCGTCGAAGGCGGCGGAGACGCCTCGCTCGTCGAGGCGCGGCTCGTCGAGGGTCTCAACGACGAGCAGGTCAAGGAGATGTTCCGCGCCGCGCGCGACGCCGACTACCAGGCGGTGGCCGATGAGGCCCGGGAGCTGGCGCGGGGTCTTCCCCGAAAGGGCGAGGTTCCGGAAGAGAAGCGCGGCGAGATCGAAGCGGCGGTCGCGCGGCTGCAGAAGCGCGTTGCGGACATCGCGGCGATCGACTTCTTTCATGCGCGCAGCCGGGAAGCCGTCGACGGCTTGTTGAGAGAGATTGAACAGAAGCTCGCGGTCCGCGCGCCGGAGAAGGCAGCGGCTTCTACCGAAGCCGCGGAGAAGCCGCGCGGCGCGACCTGGGTGACGCGAACCGGCATCCACGTCGACCGGATGGCCAGCGCGTGGCTCATCCGCCGTTTCATCGATCCAAAGGCGAAGTTCAAATTCGTGTCCGCGCGCGAACATCGCCACCAGCCCGGTGAGCTGCGCTTCGACATGTTCGACGGTGAATTCACGCACCAGGGCGAGCTCTGCTCGTTCGAGGTGCTGCTGGCGCGCTTCGAGCTCACCGACGCCGCGCTGCGGGCGATCGCCGAGATCGTTCACGACATCGATCTCAAGGACGAGAAGTACGGCCGGCCGGACAACGCGGGTTTCGAGCACCTGATCAACGGCATCGCCATGGCGCATCCCGAGGACGAGGTGCGCCTGCAGCGCGCCGGCTTCGTGCTCGACGATCTCTATGAGTACTTCAAGCGAAAGCGCCGCGGAGGAGAGACATGA
- the chrA gene encoding chromate efflux transporter, with the protein MRELLLYFLRLGTFGFGGPIALAGHMQRDLVEDRRWFSRQDYLEGLALSQLSPGPLAAQLAKYLGWVRAGIPGATLVAAAFIGPSFLMVLAISWLYVRFGGLPWIQALFYGIGAAVIAIIARSAWKLARSTVGKDPVLIALFAVSAIVTGWTEKEFIWIFFGCGFVALLAKAWRPSPATLSALLVPTWLFSGIRGPGVGELWRIAWYFAEAGAFVFGSGLAIVPFLHGGVVDDFHWLNERQFLDAVAVAMITPGPVVITVAFIGFLVAGLTGAVVSAIGVFLPPYLIVIFVAPHFRRWSKSDRVKTFVAGVTAAAAGAIAGAAWVLGRRAIIDLPTAAIAVTVLVLLIKARKIPEPIVILAAGAAGLILRHGVPR; encoded by the coding sequence ATGCGGGAGCTGTTGCTCTACTTCCTCCGCCTCGGCACGTTCGGATTCGGCGGACCGATCGCACTCGCCGGGCACATGCAGCGCGATCTCGTCGAGGACCGCCGCTGGTTCTCGAGGCAGGACTACCTCGAGGGACTCGCGCTCTCGCAGCTCTCGCCGGGCCCCCTCGCCGCGCAGCTCGCCAAATATCTCGGGTGGGTCCGTGCAGGCATCCCGGGAGCAACGCTGGTGGCGGCGGCCTTCATCGGCCCCTCGTTCCTGATGGTGCTCGCGATCTCCTGGCTGTACGTGCGCTTCGGCGGGCTTCCGTGGATCCAGGCCCTGTTCTACGGAATCGGCGCGGCCGTCATCGCCATCATCGCCCGCAGCGCCTGGAAGCTGGCGCGATCCACGGTCGGCAAGGATCCCGTTCTCATCGCCTTGTTCGCCGTCAGCGCGATCGTCACTGGCTGGACCGAGAAGGAGTTCATCTGGATCTTCTTCGGCTGCGGGTTCGTCGCACTCCTGGCGAAAGCATGGCGCCCATCGCCGGCGACTTTGTCGGCGCTGCTGGTCCCCACCTGGCTCTTCTCCGGAATCCGCGGCCCGGGAGTCGGAGAGCTCTGGCGCATCGCCTGGTACTTCGCCGAGGCGGGAGCGTTCGTTTTCGGCAGCGGGCTCGCCATCGTGCCGTTCCTCCACGGTGGCGTCGTGGACGACTTCCACTGGCTCAACGAGCGGCAGTTCCTCGATGCCGTCGCAGTCGCGATGATCACGCCCGGACCCGTCGTCATCACCGTCGCCTTCATCGGTTTTCTCGTCGCGGGCCTCACGGGAGCGGTCGTGTCCGCGATCGGCGTCTTCCTGCCGCCCTACCTGATCGTGATCTTCGTCGCTCCGCATTTCCGGCGATGGTCGAAAAGCGATCGCGTCAAGACCTTCGTCGCCGGAGTCACTGCCGCGGCTGCCGGAGCGATCGCGGGCGCCGCGTGGGTGCTCGGCAGACGCGCCATCATCGACTTGCCGACCGCCGCGATCGCCGTGACCGTGCTGGTGCTGTTGATCAAGGCGCGCAAGATTCCCGAACCGATCGTCATCCTGGCCGCAGGCGCAGCCGGCCTGATCCTCCGTCACGGTGTCCCGAGATAA